The Candidatus Hydrogenedentota bacterium genome includes a region encoding these proteins:
- the rhaT gene encoding L-rhamnose/proton symporter RhaT encodes MNANPFLGVFLHAIGGLAAGSFYIPYKRVRGWAWETYWLVGGVFSWIVAPWVVASLTCPAPWQVIRQAPVSSVAWAYFFGVLWGVGGLTFGLSMRYLGMSLGYAFALGFCAAFGTIIPPLFQGTFGELLSALSGWVTLAGVAVCLGGIAVCGRAGLAKERELSPEAKRASVSEFNFLKGVWVAIFAGVMSACMAFAIAAGKPIAELAVRHGAPDLWKNTPVFIVILAGGFTTNAIWCLILNVRNRTLPDYGRADVPLAANYLFSALAGITWYLQFMFYGMGTTRMGRYDFSSWTIHMAFIIVFSNLWALYFREWKGTSRTAHRMIFAGIAVLIASTIVVGIGNYLAAK; translated from the coding sequence ATGAATGCGAATCCGTTCCTGGGAGTATTCCTGCACGCGATAGGCGGCTTGGCGGCGGGGAGTTTCTACATCCCTTACAAGCGCGTGCGCGGCTGGGCATGGGAAACGTACTGGCTGGTCGGCGGCGTGTTCAGTTGGATCGTCGCGCCGTGGGTGGTCGCATCATTGACGTGTCCTGCGCCTTGGCAGGTAATCCGCCAAGCGCCGGTTTCGAGCGTCGCATGGGCGTACTTCTTCGGCGTGTTGTGGGGCGTGGGCGGGCTGACCTTCGGACTCTCGATGCGCTACCTTGGCATGTCGCTCGGATACGCGTTCGCATTGGGTTTCTGCGCCGCATTCGGAACGATTATTCCGCCCTTGTTCCAGGGGACCTTCGGTGAGTTGTTGAGCGCGCTGTCAGGTTGGGTGACGCTCGCGGGCGTGGCGGTCTGTTTGGGCGGAATCGCGGTGTGCGGGCGCGCGGGTCTCGCGAAGGAACGCGAACTATCGCCCGAAGCCAAGCGCGCATCGGTCAGCGAATTCAACTTCCTCAAGGGCGTGTGGGTGGCGATATTCGCGGGCGTAATGAGCGCGTGCATGGCGTTTGCAATCGCGGCGGGCAAGCCGATTGCCGAGTTGGCCGTCCGGCACGGCGCGCCGGACCTCTGGAAAAATACGCCGGTGTTCATTGTGATTCTCGCAGGCGGGTTCACGACAAACGCGATCTGGTGCCTGATCCTGAACGTGCGGAACCGGACGCTGCCCGATTATGGCCGCGCGGACGTTCCGCTCGCGGCGAATTACCTGTTTTCGGCGCTGGCAGGGATCACGTGGTATCTACAATTCATGTTCTACGGCATGGGCACGACGCGGATGGGGCGCTACGATTTTTCCAGTTGGACGATTCACATGGCGTTCATCATCGTGTTCAGCAATCTGTGGGCGTTGTATTTCCGCGAATGGAAAGGCACGAGCCGAACGGCGCACCGGATGATTTTCGCGGGCATCGCCGTGTTGATTGCCTCGACGATTGTCGTCGGTATTGGCAACTACCTGGCAGCAAAGTAA
- a CDS encoding uroporphyrinogen decarboxylase family protein, which yields MTSIERIGNILRRKPVDRIGVFEHFWGDTHKKWSSEGHLPEGVPLEDHFGFDLQLCWPFNLVGKLDYQPETIEETDETILQRDGNGAVLRRHKLHDSTPEHVDFLVKDRAGWEEHVKPFLTPDRRRINFEAYRDAKKLAAEKQRFFCWSGVGVFECMHPVCGHQEMLMAMLTDPDWVKDMVDTYARLTSDLMEILFAEEGWPDGIWFYEDMGLKGRPFISLDMYREFIQAGHRKPIAICAAKGLPVIMHSCGYVEPLVPGMMESGVDCLQVIEVKAGMDLLRLHADYGDRLSFIGGMDVRVLYTNDRAAIERELAGKIPEVKRHYGYVLHSDHSIPDQVEYESYRYFVERGLELGTY from the coding sequence ATGACCAGTATCGAGCGGATTGGCAATATTCTCCGGCGGAAACCGGTGGACAGAATTGGCGTCTTTGAGCATTTCTGGGGCGACACGCACAAGAAATGGAGTTCGGAAGGGCATCTGCCGGAAGGCGTCCCGCTGGAGGACCATTTCGGGTTCGACCTGCAATTATGTTGGCCGTTCAACCTGGTCGGGAAACTCGATTACCAACCGGAGACGATCGAGGAGACGGATGAAACCATCCTTCAGCGCGACGGCAACGGAGCGGTGTTGCGCCGGCATAAACTGCACGATTCGACGCCGGAACACGTTGATTTTCTCGTGAAAGACCGCGCGGGCTGGGAGGAACACGTCAAACCTTTCCTGACGCCGGACCGGCGCCGGATCAACTTCGAGGCCTATCGCGACGCGAAGAAACTCGCCGCCGAAAAACAGCGGTTCTTCTGCTGGTCGGGCGTGGGGGTATTCGAGTGCATGCACCCGGTCTGTGGCCACCAGGAGATGTTGATGGCCATGCTGACGGACCCGGATTGGGTCAAGGACATGGTTGACACCTACGCGCGACTGACATCGGATCTGATGGAAATCCTGTTTGCCGAAGAAGGCTGGCCGGACGGGATCTGGTTTTACGAGGACATGGGGCTCAAGGGCCGCCCCTTCATCAGTCTCGACATGTACCGCGAGTTTATTCAGGCGGGACATCGGAAGCCCATTGCGATTTGCGCAGCGAAGGGGTTGCCGGTCATAATGCATTCGTGTGGTTACGTGGAGCCTCTCGTGCCGGGCATGATGGAATCCGGCGTGGACTGTCTCCAAGTCATCGAAGTGAAAGCCGGCATGGATTTGTTGCGTTTGCATGCGGACTATGGAGATCGGTTATCATTCATCGGCGGCATGGATGTCCGGGTCTTGTACACGAACGACCGCGCGGCCATCGAGCGGGAACTCGCGGGAAAGATCCCCGAGGTGAAGCGGCATTACGGTTATGTGCTCCATTCGGACCACTCGATACCGGACCAAGTGGAGTATGAAAGTTATCGGTATTTCGTTGAACGTGGTTTGGAGTTGGGGACTTACTAG
- a CDS encoding trypsin-like peptidase domain-containing protein: MAARCAFHILLLTGMLAFIAQGEECESCGAPAFPEAQAFLNAKGYPEDTYMVLLAWAEAARLRPGTLVTGYHLAPKTGGTPFDLYSDAAGNLLSGQDLAALGIAPKNWSFPPVEQMEEIPPPLAKALPARPVPLGSEPSAVVALPAVDIAALQAEDAERANAPAGRKTARRVGIVRDLSEPIRIEGNVVNTGMWRTTDDGGWVWAVTIESPGARALRLRFTELAVPAGCRLIVYNARHPNEVYGPFDRFYPGDTDLFSDSCFSDAVTVECTVAPGNEPAGLRIAIENVVHTYVDFDELPWAKAEAGPCNLDVSCYEAWAVTARGAGGFSFISRPNQLHCSGTLIADLREESTIPYFLTANHCVSVQSGTSGASSMEFYWLYQTAACNGARPAIASTPRTSGGADLLATVNSSMGTDFALVRLRNAPPDGLSYAGWTTTPPPIGTEVVAIHHPRGDFKRISFGRLSDAGSPQQGGDPVKPYEYFHESLWHDGTTEGGSSGCPLMRADTHQIIGQLWGGYASCTYTDEPDYFGRFDKTFPLIAAWMNQVDSPLDVNGSGEINIVDVQLVVNALLGMPIVHNADVDSSGKVDATDLQMVILAVLNGG; the protein is encoded by the coding sequence TTGGCTGCACGTTGCGCGTTTCATATCCTATTGTTGACCGGCATGCTGGCTTTCATTGCACAAGGCGAGGAGTGTGAATCGTGCGGCGCGCCGGCCTTTCCCGAGGCACAGGCCTTTTTGAATGCAAAGGGTTATCCTGAAGATACTTACATGGTTCTCTTGGCATGGGCTGAAGCGGCGCGGTTGCGTCCCGGCACGCTCGTGACCGGATACCATTTGGCTCCCAAAACCGGCGGGACGCCCTTCGACCTGTACAGTGACGCGGCCGGCAACCTCTTGTCCGGCCAGGATCTTGCCGCCCTTGGAATTGCCCCGAAAAACTGGTCGTTTCCCCCTGTCGAACAGATGGAGGAAATCCCTCCCCCGCTGGCCAAGGCTTTGCCCGCGCGCCCCGTGCCATTGGGGTCGGAACCGTCCGCCGTCGTTGCATTGCCTGCCGTTGACATCGCGGCGCTGCAGGCGGAAGACGCGGAAAGGGCGAACGCTCCCGCGGGACGCAAGACGGCGCGGCGGGTGGGGATTGTGCGTGATTTGTCCGAGCCCATCCGGATCGAAGGAAATGTCGTGAATACCGGAATGTGGCGAACGACGGACGACGGCGGGTGGGTATGGGCCGTTACCATCGAATCGCCCGGAGCGCGCGCGCTGCGGCTTCGATTCACGGAACTGGCGGTTCCGGCGGGATGCCGGCTCATTGTTTACAATGCCCGCCATCCCAACGAGGTCTACGGCCCGTTTGATCGCTTCTATCCCGGCGACACGGACCTGTTCAGCGATTCGTGTTTCTCGGACGCGGTAACCGTCGAGTGTACCGTGGCGCCCGGAAACGAACCGGCCGGCCTTCGGATCGCCATCGAAAATGTTGTCCATACCTATGTTGATTTCGACGAACTTCCATGGGCCAAGGCGGAGGCGGGACCGTGCAATCTGGATGTTTCCTGTTATGAGGCTTGGGCCGTGACGGCGCGGGGAGCGGGGGGATTTTCCTTCATTTCCAGGCCGAACCAACTGCATTGTTCGGGAACGCTCATCGCCGACTTGCGCGAGGAATCCACAATTCCCTATTTTCTGACCGCTAATCACTGCGTCAGCGTGCAAAGCGGTACCAGCGGGGCGTCGAGCATGGAATTTTACTGGCTATACCAGACCGCTGCGTGCAACGGCGCCCGCCCAGCGATTGCCAGCACCCCGCGCACATCCGGCGGTGCGGATCTGCTGGCCACGGTCAATTCGAGCATGGGAACCGATTTTGCCCTTGTGCGACTGCGCAACGCGCCACCGGACGGGTTGTCGTATGCGGGCTGGACCACCACTCCGCCCCCCATAGGAACCGAAGTCGTGGCCATCCATCACCCGCGCGGCGATTTCAAACGCATCAGTTTCGGCCGGCTATCCGACGCCGGCAGTCCTCAGCAAGGCGGAGATCCCGTCAAGCCTTATGAATACTTTCATGAGTCCCTGTGGCATGACGGCACAACAGAAGGCGGTTCTTCCGGCTGTCCGCTCATGCGGGCCGACACCCACCAGATAATCGGCCAACTCTGGGGGGGGTATGCGTCATGCACCTATACGGATGAACCCGATTATTTCGGGCGATTCGACAAAACCTTTCCGCTGATCGCCGCATGGATGAACCAGGTGGACTCTCCGCTCGACGTAAACGGATCCGGCGAGATCAATATCGTGGACGTTCAGTTGGTGGTCAACGCCCTGCTCGGCATGCCGATTGTCCACAATGCCGACGTGGATAGTTCGGGAAAGGTGGATGCAACGGATCTGCAAATGGTCATTCTTGCCGTGCTCAATGGCGGATAA